The genomic stretch TTTCGATGTTGCGGCGCACCACGTCCATGCCCACGCCGCGGCCGGAGACGTCCGTCACCTGCTGGGCCGTGGAGAAGCCGGGCTCGAAGACCAGGGCCCAGACCTGCTCGTCGGACATGCCCGCGCCGTCGTCCGGGATCAGGCCGCGCTCGACGGCCTTGCCCAGGATGCGCTCGCGGTTCATGCCGCGGCCGTCGTCCTCCACCAGGATCCAGACCTCGCTGCCCACCACGCGGGCGCTCAGGTGCACGGTGCCCTGGGGGCTCTTGCCGGCGGCCACGCGCTCGGCGGCCGTCTCCAGGCCGTGATCCAGGCTGTTGCGGATGATGTGGACCAGCGGGTCGGAGATCTTCTCGATCAGCGTCAGGTCGACCTCGGTCTCCTCGCCGCTCATCAGCAGCTCCACCTGCTTGCCCGTGCGCACGGCCAGGTCGCGCACCAGGCGCGGCATGCGCCGGAACAACCCGGAGAGCGTGGTCATGCGGATGGAGGTGGAGACGTCCTGGAGGTCGCGCGTGATCTTCTCCAGCTGGCGCACGCTGCGCTCGAAGCGGTCCAGGGGCAGGCCCGACTGGGTCAGATCGGGATTCTGCGCCACCATGGTCTCGGCGATCACCAGTTCGCCCACCAGATCCAGCAGGCGGTCCAGCTTGTCCACGTCCACGCGGATGCTGGGCCGCGGCGTGGCGGAGGAGGAGGGCGACGCGGCGGCAGCAGGCGCGGCTGCGGCAGGCGCGGCGGACTTGGCGCCCTCATCACTCCGCGCGGGCTCGGGGGCGGGTGCCACGAGCGGCGGGACCAGCGCGGCGGCGAGCTCCAGCAGAATCGGCTCCGGCGCGGGCGGCGCGGTGGGCGCCGGGGCCGCCTCCACGGGCTGGATGGGCAGCGGCGCGTCGTAGGATTCGGCGGCGTCCCGCAGCATGCTGAGCAGGCCTTGCACGGCCGGCAGCGAGGCGTCCTTGGTCTCGCTCAGGCGGGTCAGGGCGCCGCGGATGAAATCGAAGCAGCTGAGCAGCAGGCTGTGCATGCCGCTGTTCAGGGTCAGGTGCTGCTGGCGCACGCGGTCCAGCAGAGATTCGACCTGGTGGCTGAGCCGCTGTAGGTCGCCGAAGCCCATGATCCCGCAGTTGCCCTTGAAACTGTGGAAGGCCCGGAAGGCCGTGTCCAGCAGGTTCGGGTCTTCGGGGTGCTTCTCCAGGCTGAGGATGGACTCCTCGGCGCTGGCCAGCAGCTCCTCGGATTCCGTGAGGAATTGCTGGATCAGCTCGTCGGTGATCAGCACCTGGAAGTCCGCCACCGGGGCCGGGCTGGCGACCGGCGCGGGCACAGGCTCGGGTTCGGCGGACGGCGGGCTGCCGAAGGCCTCGTCCAAACACCTGGAACCGTCCTCGCCGCGCTCCAGGCACTCGCGCACCAGGGTCAGCAGGCTGCCCAGCTCGTGGGCCTCGGACTCGCGGCCCTGGTCGTGGCCCTGGCTTTCCACCAGGTCCAGCAGTTGGCGCACGAAGTCGCAGCTGCGGTTGAGCAGGTCGATCTGGCGGCCCACCGGCTTGGCCTGGCCCTTGCGATAGAGGCTGAGGATGGATTCGGCCTTGTGCGTGACCTGCTGGATAGTGCCCAGGTTGAGCATCCCGGCGCCGCCTTTGAGGGAGTGGAAGAGCCGGAAGACCTTGTCCAGGGTGTCGCCCTGCACCTCGCCGGCCTGGGCATCCTTCTCCAGCCGGATCAGTTCCGGCTCCACCTCGTCCAGCAGCTCGCGGCTCTCCACCAGAAAGCCGGCCAGCAATTCGCGGTGTTCCTCGTCCATGGACCTTCCTTCGCTTCGCGGGGCGGCCGTCCCGCTCGGACGGTCTGCTTGCGCTCTATCGGTCGTCGGCTTTGCTGGATTCAGCGGGGGGAATGCTGGACAAGTGGGCAACCAGACTTCACAAAGTGTTGCCTGTCCCAAGCGGATTTGATTCAGGATTCACCGACACGAAGCTGACACATTGATTGGCCCCGCGATTGCGTTCATGATCCTCGCGATTTGTGCATGATTCAGCCCGGGAGAGCTTTGATGAAACGCAACTTGTTGCTGTTCATGGCCATCGTTCTGGTACTGGCCCGGGCAGGCCGGGCCACGGAAGACCGCTGGGTGCCCGCCAGTGGTGATTGGCGCGTGGAGCTGCTGAGCGAGAGCGACCAGGGGCTGGAGCTGCGCCTGAGCCTGTCCCCGGAGCGGGCGGGTCAGCTGCCGGACCTGG from Candidatus Delongbacteria bacterium encodes the following:
- a CDS encoding chemotaxis protein CheA, translating into MDEEHRELLAGFLVESRELLDEVEPELIRLEKDAQAGEVQGDTLDKVFRLFHSLKGGAGMLNLGTIQQVTHKAESILSLYRKGQAKPVGRQIDLLNRSCDFVRQLLDLVESQGHDQGRESEAHELGSLLTLVRECLERGEDGSRCLDEAFGSPPSAEPEPVPAPVASPAPVADFQVLITDELIQQFLTESEELLASAEESILSLEKHPEDPNLLDTAFRAFHSFKGNCGIMGFGDLQRLSHQVESLLDRVRQQHLTLNSGMHSLLLSCFDFIRGALTRLSETKDASLPAVQGLLSMLRDAAESYDAPLPIQPVEAAPAPTAPPAPEPILLELAAALVPPLVAPAPEPARSDEGAKSAAPAAAAPAAAASPSSSATPRPSIRVDVDKLDRLLDLVGELVIAETMVAQNPDLTQSGLPLDRFERSVRQLEKITRDLQDVSTSIRMTTLSGLFRRMPRLVRDLAVRTGKQVELLMSGEETEVDLTLIEKISDPLVHIIRNSLDHGLETAAERVAAGKSPQGTVHLSARVVGSEVWILVEDDGRGMNRERILGKAVERGLIPDDGAGMSDEQVWALVFEPGFSTAQQVTDVSGRGVGMDVVRRNIESISGRVDIRSKPGHGSTVILRIPLTLAITDGMILRVGDNRYVMPIIHIRESLQPAEAQVTRTMDGMEILRIRGELLPVLRLHELFGIPSQHQELGAGIALVLDNEGRTLCLFVDEILGQQQIVVKGLSRYLGAVAGVSGCTILGDGEISLILDIHGIFDQAFRTVGQESIRSAVPPRDVARQHI